In Methanothermobacter sp. K4, one genomic interval encodes:
- a CDS encoding biotin transporter BioY — translation MNIDLEGYYRMRYTLFRWRHNQTWINKTVMAFFMACVTGIMAQVVIPLPWTPVPITAQTLAVLMSGVVLGRYWGGLSQVIYVLIGAAGVPWFAGMTGGASVLMGATGGYLIGFVLAALLLGHFVDRHIRSRKFTPMMALMLVANFGLIYIPGLLVLGLWTLQTTGQMPSAWELLVMGLLPFIPGDLLKITGAAALTRAITPKEPYGEEVDVHKFPEWRLP, via the coding sequence ATGAACATTGACCTTGAAGGATACTACAGGATGCGTTACACTCTGTTCAGATGGAGACACAATCAGACATGGATCAACAAGACAGTCATGGCATTTTTCATGGCCTGTGTAACAGGGATAATGGCCCAGGTTGTGATTCCGCTACCATGGACCCCGGTACCCATCACCGCCCAGACACTGGCAGTCCTCATGTCAGGTGTCGTCCTTGGAAGGTACTGGGGCGGACTGAGCCAGGTCATATACGTCCTCATTGGTGCCGCGGGGGTGCCCTGGTTTGCCGGTATGACCGGCGGAGCCTCTGTACTGATGGGTGCGACCGGAGGGTATCTCATTGGATTCGTTCTTGCAGCGCTGCTGCTGGGCCACTTTGTTGACAGACACATAAGATCCAGGAAGTTCACACCAATGATGGCCCTGATGCTTGTTGCAAACTTTGGCCTTATCTACATCCCTGGACTTCTGGTTCTGGGTCTCTGGACCCTGCAGACAACAGGACAGATGCCATCAGCATGGGAACTTCTTGTCATGGGGCTTTTACCATTCATACCCGGTGATCTGCTTAAGATAACAGGGGCTGCGGCACTTACAAGGGCCATAACACCAAAGGAGCCCTACGGTGAAGAGGTTGACGTCCATAAATTCCCTGAATGGAGGCTGCCCTGA
- a CDS encoding DUF1284 domain-containing protein — protein MKRLTSINSLNGGCPELIIRAHHLLCMRGFQGYGYSREFVDNMERILKWIHDNPQKPIMIVDFPDDICAACPFLDGSTCLRAEDTVRLMDQMLMDLLGIESGDELTHTEIDGLISPLIDSPELTDICAECSWIDVCLVHRKP, from the coding sequence GTGAAGAGGTTGACGTCCATAAATTCCCTGAATGGAGGCTGCCCTGAGCTGATAATCAGGGCACATCACCTCCTCTGTATGCGGGGGTTTCAGGGATACGGCTACAGCAGGGAATTCGTCGATAATATGGAGAGGATCCTCAAATGGATCCATGATAACCCACAGAAGCCCATAATGATTGTTGATTTTCCAGATGATATCTGTGCTGCATGTCCATTCCTTGATGGATCCACCTGCCTGAGGGCCGAAGACACCGTGAGGCTAATGGATCAGATGCTCATGGATTTACTGGGTATAGAGAGTGGAGATGAACTTACACACACAGAAATTGATGGGCTTATCTCCCCACTCATAGATTCCCCTGAATTAACTGATATATGCGCCGAATGTTCCTGGATTGACGTCTGCCTGGTACACAGAAAGCCCTGA
- a CDS encoding aldo/keto reductase: MIRRKLGSTGISASILGIGVMRFPEVNGRLERRSAERIMEFALKSGINYIDTGYTYHGCESEVFVGDFLSENGDYRDDAVVTTKLPTWLINSREDMDKYFEEQMKRLRGKIDIYLLHNLKKDSWLTLNDMGVLDFLDSLRDDGIYVGFSFHDTADVFFEIADSYSWDVIQVQHNIVDDHQANSATLSYARELGAGTVIMEPLRGGSLVRNIPPEVQEIYEMARKPRKPVEWCLRYLWDMDDVDVVLSGMGSVSEIRENVEIALNSQELTKEDHEILREVKRVYRMRKSVPCSECGYCMPCPEGVDIPRNFRLLNDVYRFMSTGGVETEYRKIMDARERASNCSGCGSCMPCPQMIDIPSELRRVHEKLG; the protein is encoded by the coding sequence ATGATCCGGCGAAAACTCGGTTCAACAGGCATATCTGCGTCGATACTGGGGATAGGTGTCATGAGGTTCCCTGAGGTGAATGGGAGGCTTGAGAGAAGGTCCGCAGAGAGGATTATGGAGTTTGCCCTTAAGAGCGGCATAAACTACATTGACACCGGTTACACCTACCACGGCTGTGAAAGCGAGGTCTTCGTGGGGGATTTTCTATCAGAAAATGGTGACTACAGGGACGATGCGGTCGTGACAACCAAGCTTCCCACCTGGCTTATTAACAGTAGAGAAGACATGGATAAGTACTTTGAGGAGCAGATGAAGCGCCTCAGAGGCAAAATTGATATATACCTCCTTCACAACCTCAAAAAGGATTCTTGGCTGACCCTCAACGATATGGGGGTTCTTGATTTTCTTGACTCACTCCGGGATGATGGAATTTACGTTGGATTCTCATTTCATGATACAGCCGACGTATTCTTTGAAATAGCCGATTCATACAGCTGGGATGTCATTCAGGTCCAGCACAATATAGTGGATGACCACCAGGCAAACTCCGCCACCCTTTCATATGCCCGCGAACTTGGTGCCGGCACTGTGATAATGGAGCCGCTGAGGGGAGGCTCACTTGTACGTAACATTCCACCGGAGGTCCAGGAGATATATGAAATGGCCAGAAAACCACGGAAGCCTGTGGAGTGGTGTCTTAGGTATCTGTGGGATATGGATGATGTTGACGTGGTTCTAAGTGGTATGGGTAGTGTTTCAGAGATCAGAGAGAATGTTGAAATTGCACTGAACTCGCAGGAGCTCACAAAAGAGGACCATGAAATTTTGAGGGAGGTTAAAAGGGTCTACCGCATGAGGAAGAGTGTCCCCTGTTCAGAATGCGGGTACTGCATGCCCTGCCCTGAGGGCGTTGACATACCCCGTAACTTCAGACTCCTGAATGACGTATACAGGTTCATGAGCACTGGGGGAGTGGAAACTGAGTACAGAAAGATCATGGATGCCCGGGAGCGGGCATCAAATTGTTCAGGCTGCGGCTCCTGCATGCCCTGCCCCCAGATGATCGACATACCCTCTGAACTCAGGAGGGTCCATGAAAAACTTGGATAG
- a CDS encoding THUMP domain-containing protein: MKIPENFNLIVTLSGQKGGPAGEEIVGIEEIEMVLSRYEGELRVRDSDFPNVLKFDLDMDPFEAVNIIRNSPTTVISKVVPVEAVVRTRLDSIIERVASLVSEKVKAGESFRVICDLRGRRYIKSPEEVVNAVSAFLMERFPVKESDDPDWIIQIEVVGDATGVSVLKPHDVLKKG; the protein is encoded by the coding sequence TTGAAGATTCCTGAAAATTTCAACCTCATCGTGACCCTAAGCGGTCAGAAGGGTGGCCCTGCAGGTGAGGAGATAGTTGGCATTGAAGAGATCGAGATGGTGCTTTCAAGGTACGAAGGCGAACTCAGGGTCAGGGATTCTGATTTTCCAAATGTCCTTAAATTTGATCTTGATATGGACCCATTTGAGGCTGTTAATATAATCAGGAATTCTCCAACCACTGTAATATCCAAGGTAGTCCCTGTTGAGGCTGTTGTGAGAACAAGGCTGGACAGTATAATCGAAAGGGTTGCGAGCCTCGTATCTGAGAAGGTTAAGGCAGGGGAGAGTTTCAGGGTCATCTGCGACCTCAGGGGGCGCAGGTACATAAAGTCTCCAGAGGAGGTCGTTAATGCAGTTTCGGCTTTTTTAATGGAGCGGTTTCCTGTTAAGGAGTCTGATGATCCTGACTGGATTATACAGATAGAGGTTGTGGGTGATGCAACCGGTGTGAGCGTCCTAAAACCCCATGATGTTCTGAAGAAGGGGTGA
- a CDS encoding chitobiase/beta-hexosaminidase C-terminal domain-containing protein has translation MKMNTGVFMVLFAMAVLIGTGYSTAVNVPLQGAVAGNTTIEDGVYYTINGAMPTPKSTKYTSPIVLNRTLNIKYMIIKNGTVKYGIINHAITGNITNRTYPKLIFNQTPIIELENGTYYRIKNGNITLYNATIALTGNTILKYFKNSTNTTMMGIIKNTPARAIKKTKWMKVKVKRWYRRGGKWRYYWTYRWVKRIYQGLYPV, from the coding sequence ATGAAAATGAATACGGGGGTTTTCATGGTTCTTTTTGCCATGGCGGTCCTCATTGGAACCGGTTATTCTACGGCGGTTAATGTACCCCTGCAGGGTGCTGTAGCCGGAAATACAACTATAGAAGATGGTGTTTACTACACCATCAACGGTGCCATGCCCACTCCAAAAAGCACCAAGTACACATCTCCGATTGTCCTCAACAGGACACTGAACATAAAGTACATGATAATCAAAAACGGTACAGTGAAATACGGCATAATAAACCACGCAATAACAGGAAACATCACCAACAGAACATACCCCAAACTGATATTCAACCAGACACCAATCATAGAACTTGAAAACGGCACATACTACAGGATCAAAAACGGCAACATCACACTCTACAACGCCACAATCGCCCTAACAGGAAACACAATACTGAAATACTTCAAAAACAGCACAAACACAACAATGATGGGCATAATCAAAAACACACCTGCAAGAGCTATCAAAAAGACCAAGTGGATGAAGGTCAAGGTTAAGAGATGGTACAGAAGAGGCGGTAAGTGGAGATACTACTGGACCTATAGATGGGTAAAGAGGATATACCAGGGACTTTATCCAGTCTAG
- a CDS encoding chitobiase/beta-hexosaminidase C-terminal domain-containing protein, with the protein MKRTVSLFMAVFVALVIGGMGQAAATDDIGVGELPRGDSGDFIVTSAPADGVYYTIDGAIPTVNSTRYTSPIVLNRTLNIKYMIIKNGTVKYGIINHAITGNITNRTYPKLIFNQTPIIELENGTYYQIGNGNITLYNATIALTGNTILKYFKNSTNTTMMGIIKNTPAKLVNKVKVSKVKVKKWYRKWYKRGGKWRYKWKYHWTYKQVKQTYQELEAAA; encoded by the coding sequence ATGAAAAGAACAGTTAGTTTATTTATGGCTGTCTTTGTCGCGCTGGTTATTGGTGGAATGGGACAGGCAGCTGCAACCGATGATATAGGGGTTGGAGAACTGCCAAGAGGAGATTCAGGCGACTTTATCGTAACTTCAGCGCCTGCAGATGGCGTCTACTACACCATTGATGGTGCCATCCCGACAGTCAATAGTACAAGGTACACATCTCCGATTGTCCTCAACAGGACACTGAACATAAAGTACATGATAATCAAAAACGGTACAGTGAAATACGGCATAATAAACCACGCAATAACAGGAAACATCACCAACAGAACATACCCCAAACTGATATTCAACCAGACACCAATCATAGAACTTGAAAACGGCACATACTATCAGATCGGCAACGGCAACATCACACTCTACAACGCCACAATCGCCCTAACAGGAAACACAATACTGAAATACTTCAAAAACAGCACAAACACAACAATGATGGGCATAATCAAAAACACACCTGCAAAACTGGTCAACAAGGTCAAGGTCTCAAAGGTTAAGGTCAAGAAATGGTACAGAAAATGGTACAAACGAGGCGGTAAGTGGAGATACAAGTGGAAGTACCACTGGACCTACAAGCAGGTGAAACAGACCTACCAGGAACTTGAGGCAGCAGCCTGA
- a CDS encoding right-handed parallel beta-helix repeat-containing protein, which yields MMTGCSCGADYTVDNTTYMQIFTPTGVSENFTLNGTDYTLQDGDTITFLEGIYENVNMIVNRAINLVASGIVQLNGFIDVNSAANITGFSVNGTVELNGNKSFLNRTNVTGTLVVNGNSCAVNGSGIFSSPASLTVNGDNVTISNSLINASASHGVLVTGKNATITGNTITNSNGSGILIRGNGCMASGNTIYLSKGDGISSNASGVSIAGNSISFNSGHGINSSGNGTRITNNTVLRNNLTGIHSTGGWANITQNTVKYSGADGIYVSGNGSSVQGSYAQNNTRNGIHVAGPGCSVISSYTYYNGENGIYSTGSNASFRYVDASFNRKNGIYSRGDNAAFFYITSASYNGENGILSAGRNASMQIILDVSSNSHNGISSLGDSAYLWFIEVKNNGLNGIYSAGKDLYLSYVRNSTNNTLSGINSTGINARIFDVTVKLNRLHGIYSSGYNATVAYFEAVENLKNGVYLTGARSYIVSGKASSNHQNGIQVNGADTIVRSVNSTDNAAAGIAVYGKSSIIYNCTSLRNTDGVYTATDSRIILTRVSENRNCGVNARGTTGVEQSTVTGNRYGVYVAGAGSVIYSSTISSNRGYGIYVGGSSVTIYRNTIQYNGGDGINARGGYAKIYYNTANRNKGSGINSASYRAVIAYNRASYNSYYGIYSSGKRSTLAKNTASGNKKGNIRRL from the coding sequence ATGATGACAGGCTGCAGCTGCGGTGCAGATTACACCGTGGACAACACAACCTACATGCAGATATTCACGCCCACCGGTGTCTCAGAAAACTTCACCCTCAACGGCACAGATTACACCCTCCAGGATGGCGATACCATCACATTTCTTGAGGGAATATACGAAAACGTTAACATGATCGTTAACAGGGCCATTAACCTGGTTGCATCGGGCATTGTGCAGCTCAACGGCTTCATTGATGTAAATTCCGCAGCAAACATAACCGGTTTCAGTGTCAATGGAACCGTGGAACTCAACGGTAACAAGAGCTTCCTTAACAGGACAAACGTCACAGGCACACTGGTAGTAAACGGTAACTCATGTGCAGTCAATGGCTCAGGAATATTCAGCTCCCCCGCATCCCTTACTGTTAATGGTGATAATGTAACCATAAGCAACAGTCTCATAAACGCTTCAGCATCACACGGGGTCCTTGTAACCGGGAAAAACGCAACAATCACAGGTAACACCATAACAAACAGTAACGGAAGCGGAATTCTAATAAGGGGAAATGGCTGTATGGCCAGTGGTAACACCATCTACCTCTCAAAGGGGGATGGGATAAGTTCAAATGCATCAGGTGTTTCAATAGCAGGTAACAGCATATCCTTCAACTCTGGGCATGGTATAAATTCCTCAGGTAATGGTACAAGGATCACCAACAACACGGTGCTAAGGAACAACCTCACGGGAATCCATTCAACAGGTGGATGGGCTAACATAACCCAGAATACCGTCAAGTACTCAGGTGCCGATGGCATATACGTTTCAGGAAACGGATCCAGTGTGCAGGGATCCTATGCACAGAACAACACCCGAAACGGTATACATGTGGCTGGCCCCGGCTGCTCTGTCATCAGCTCATACACCTACTACAACGGTGAAAATGGTATTTACTCCACAGGATCAAATGCCTCATTCAGGTATGTGGATGCAAGTTTCAACAGAAAAAATGGGATATATTCCAGAGGGGACAATGCAGCTTTCTTCTATATAACCAGCGCATCCTACAATGGTGAAAACGGCATACTCTCAGCAGGTCGGAATGCCAGCATGCAGATAATACTGGATGTCTCTTCCAATTCACATAATGGAATCTCAAGCCTCGGTGATAGCGCATATTTATGGTTCATTGAGGTTAAGAATAATGGTCTCAACGGTATTTACTCCGCAGGTAAGGACCTTTACCTTTCATATGTGAGGAACTCCACCAACAACACCCTCAGCGGTATCAACTCAACAGGAATCAATGCGAGGATATTTGACGTCACCGTGAAACTCAACCGGCTGCATGGGATCTACTCTTCAGGATACAACGCCACGGTGGCATACTTCGAAGCAGTGGAGAACCTCAAAAACGGTGTATACCTTACAGGGGCCCGCAGCTACATCGTATCAGGAAAAGCCAGTTCAAACCATCAGAACGGGATCCAGGTTAACGGTGCAGATACAATCGTGAGATCCGTGAACTCAACAGACAATGCTGCCGCAGGAATAGCTGTGTATGGTAAGAGCTCAATCATATACAACTGCACATCCCTCAGAAACACCGATGGGGTATACACTGCAACAGATTCCAGGATAATCCTAACCAGGGTCTCTGAAAACAGAAACTGTGGCGTAAACGCCAGGGGCACCACAGGTGTGGAGCAGAGCACGGTTACAGGTAACAGGTACGGTGTTTACGTTGCCGGTGCCGGTTCAGTTATCTACTCATCCACCATAAGCAGCAACAGAGGCTACGGCATATACGTGGGGGGATCATCTGTAACCATCTACCGTAACACCATCCAGTACAATGGTGGCGACGGTATAAATGCGAGGGGAGGCTATGCAAAGATCTACTACAACACTGCAAACAGAAATAAGGGTTCAGGTATAAATTCAGCATCATACAGGGCAGTTATAGCGTACAACAGGGCTTCATACAACAGTTACTACGGCATATACTCCTCAGGCAAACGTTCAACCCTTGCAAAGAACACTGCATCAGGAAATAAAAAGGGGAATATAAGGAGACTCTAA